The Methanocella arvoryzae MRE50 genome includes a region encoding these proteins:
- a CDS encoding class I SAM-dependent methyltransferase encodes MGDSEKNFSYLDMLASTGYARHIGGKAATDILIEKAKINPDMKVLDVGCGIGKTSCRLAGDHGCAVTGIDIMPAMVEKSSALAKKLRLDGKAKFLQGDARELPFEDNSFDAVFVESVTIFVEDVAKAISEYRRVVKPGGIVCDNEVCITRASNEKLKDDIKDLEEIFNAFSSKTSQGYMTYEDWKETFKKHFPTVEASHYVADPQVELEAKKADGMGTFLISTLKTMWLYATNPEAKRIIDTTQKMYKYVGHFGYGLFVCRK; translated from the coding sequence GTGGGCGACAGCGAAAAAAACTTTTCTTACCTGGATATGCTTGCCTCCACAGGCTATGCCAGGCACATCGGCGGCAAAGCCGCCACAGATATACTGATCGAAAAGGCGAAGATTAACCCGGACATGAAAGTGCTTGACGTGGGCTGCGGCATCGGCAAAACCTCGTGCAGGCTGGCCGGAGATCACGGTTGCGCTGTCACAGGCATAGACATCATGCCGGCCATGGTGGAAAAATCCTCGGCGCTGGCGAAAAAGCTGCGGCTGGACGGGAAGGCAAAGTTCCTCCAGGGTGATGCGAGAGAGCTGCCTTTTGAGGATAACAGCTTTGATGCTGTGTTCGTGGAATCGGTCACGATTTTCGTCGAGGACGTGGCGAAAGCCATATCAGAGTACCGCAGGGTAGTCAAGCCCGGCGGCATCGTCTGCGACAACGAAGTCTGCATCACCAGAGCCTCCAACGAAAAGCTGAAAGACGATATAAAGGACCTCGAAGAGATCTTTAACGCATTTTCCTCGAAGACCAGCCAGGGGTATATGACCTATGAGGACTGGAAGGAGACCTTTAAGAAGCATTTCCCGACAGTCGAGGCCTCTCACTATGTGGCCGACCCGCAGGTCGAGCTGGAAGCGAAGAAGGCCGATGGAATGGGTACCTTCCTGATCTCGACGCTCAAGACTATGTGGCTCTATGCCACCAACCCGGAAGCCAAGAGAATTATCGACACTACGCAGAAGATGTACAAGTATGTCGGGCACTTCGGGTACGGGCTTTTCGTGTGCCGGAAATAA
- a CDS encoding pyridoxamine 5'-phosphate oxidase family protein yields MMTILPEMTRAEMEQLLAEERVGRVGLNDDPQPYIVPTDFAYLGGVIYIHTPAAGRKARLARSNPHVCFEVDRYNSTVTDFQSIIIRGRITEVSSPDERRKAMQMLAEKAARSGGVIPHGKSPGNSARIAIFKIDIGDMTGIKSPANGHP; encoded by the coding sequence ATGATGACTATTCTTCCTGAGATGACCAGAGCTGAGATGGAGCAGCTGCTGGCTGAAGAGCGCGTCGGAAGAGTCGGGCTGAACGACGATCCTCAGCCCTATATCGTTCCGACCGACTTCGCATACCTGGGCGGCGTAATCTACATACACACTCCTGCCGCAGGCAGAAAAGCCAGGCTGGCCAGAAGTAACCCCCACGTCTGCTTCGAAGTCGACCGGTACAACAGCACCGTCACGGACTTCCAGAGCATCATCATCCGGGGCAGGATCACCGAGGTTTCCAGCCCCGACGAGCGCCGCAAAGCCATGCAGATGCTGGCCGAAAAAGCGGCCAGATCAGGCGGAGTCATACCCCATGGCAAGTCCCCTGGCAACTCCGCCAGAATCGCGATTTTCAAAATAGATATCGGAGACATGACCGGGATCAAGTCGCCGGCTAACGGGCACCCCTAA
- the fdhF gene encoding formate dehydrogenase subunit alpha, which produces MELRLVPTICPYCGCGCGLNLVCADGRVKGVEPWKRHPVNEGKLCPKGNFAHEFIHSPDRLTAPLIRKNGVLTRATWPEALKLVSERLAEIREKCGSESIGVLASARATNEENYLLQKFARAVLKTPHIDHCARLCHSSTVSGLAGAFGSGAMTGSIKDIEEAKCIFIIGSNTFEAHPLIARRILKARSKGAVVIVADPRFNMTARHADIYVPLRSGGDVALLNAMAHVIITEGLEDRRFIDARTRGFEELKQAVAECTPERAEAITGINASTIREIARIYATSGGSAILYSMGITQHSTGTDNVHAIANLAMLTGNVGKKGSGVNPLRGQNNVQGACDMGCLPDVFPGYRQITDQSRSEFAAAWKTAGEIPGQGLTVVEMFDAALGGKIKAMYVVGENPAVSDPDTGKVERALDGLEFLVVQDIFLTETAKYADVVLPAATFAERDGTFTNTERRVQLIRKAVEPPGEALPDWKIISMLATEMGAEGFEYGSPEQIFDELTTIVPQYRGINYPRLLRPEGVQWPCPGALHPGTPTLFTDGFNHPDGKGIFMPVQYRPPAEQPDAEYPFVLTTGRILFHYHTGSMTRRSPSLDGEVRSGFVEISSLDARRLGIRMDDMVRVTSRRGQIELAARVTDAIVKGTVFIPFHFAEAAANRLTNTALDPVSKMPELKVCAVKLEKVTGTTQEAQE; this is translated from the coding sequence ATGGAACTCAGGCTCGTGCCGACGATCTGTCCTTACTGCGGCTGCGGCTGCGGCCTTAACCTTGTGTGCGCGGATGGAAGAGTAAAGGGCGTCGAGCCCTGGAAGCGCCACCCGGTCAACGAAGGCAAGCTATGCCCGAAAGGCAACTTCGCCCACGAGTTCATCCACAGCCCCGACCGGCTTACAGCACCCCTCATCCGCAAGAATGGCGTACTTACCAGGGCGACCTGGCCTGAAGCACTCAAGCTCGTTTCTGAAAGGCTCGCCGAAATCCGGGAGAAATGCGGCTCTGAGTCGATAGGCGTCCTGGCATCGGCCAGGGCGACCAACGAGGAAAATTACCTTTTGCAGAAGTTCGCCCGGGCAGTCTTGAAAACCCCCCATATTGACCACTGCGCCAGGCTCTGCCACTCTTCCACAGTTTCCGGCCTTGCCGGGGCCTTTGGCAGCGGAGCCATGACCGGCTCGATCAAGGACATCGAGGAAGCGAAGTGCATTTTCATCATCGGCTCCAACACCTTTGAAGCTCACCCCCTCATCGCCCGCCGGATCCTGAAAGCCAGAAGTAAAGGCGCCGTGGTGATCGTCGCTGATCCAAGATTCAACATGACAGCCAGGCATGCCGATATCTACGTGCCACTCCGGAGCGGGGGAGATGTGGCCCTGCTGAACGCCATGGCCCACGTCATCATTACAGAAGGGCTGGAAGACCGCAGGTTCATCGATGCCAGGACAAGAGGCTTCGAGGAACTGAAGCAGGCCGTGGCAGAATGTACCCCCGAACGGGCGGAGGCGATCACTGGCATCAACGCCAGCACGATCAGAGAGATCGCCCGCATCTACGCGACCAGCGGCGGCTCGGCCATCCTGTACTCTATGGGCATCACCCAGCACAGCACAGGCACAGACAACGTGCACGCTATCGCGAACCTGGCGATGCTGACCGGCAACGTGGGTAAGAAAGGCTCCGGTGTCAACCCCCTCCGGGGCCAGAACAACGTGCAGGGCGCCTGTGATATGGGCTGCCTGCCAGACGTGTTTCCGGGTTACCGGCAGATCACAGACCAGTCCCGGTCCGAGTTTGCGGCGGCGTGGAAGACTGCCGGCGAGATACCCGGCCAGGGCCTGACCGTCGTCGAAATGTTCGACGCTGCGCTCGGCGGCAAAATCAAAGCCATGTACGTGGTAGGCGAGAACCCGGCTGTCTCCGACCCGGACACCGGCAAAGTCGAACGGGCTCTGGACGGTCTTGAATTTCTCGTAGTACAGGACATCTTCCTGACAGAGACAGCAAAATATGCCGACGTAGTGCTGCCTGCAGCAACATTTGCGGAGAGGGATGGCACGTTTACTAACACAGAGCGCCGGGTCCAGCTGATCAGAAAAGCGGTCGAGCCGCCCGGAGAAGCCCTGCCGGACTGGAAGATCATCAGCATGCTTGCTACAGAGATGGGAGCTGAAGGCTTCGAGTATGGATCGCCAGAGCAAATCTTCGACGAGCTTACGACGATAGTGCCACAGTACAGGGGTATCAATTATCCCCGGCTGCTCAGGCCCGAGGGCGTCCAGTGGCCCTGCCCCGGCGCCCTTCACCCCGGCACCCCCACGCTCTTCACGGACGGCTTCAATCACCCGGATGGCAAAGGGATCTTCATGCCTGTCCAGTACAGGCCTCCCGCCGAGCAGCCTGACGCCGAATACCCGTTCGTGCTTACCACCGGGAGAATCCTCTTCCACTACCACACGGGCAGTATGACCCGAAGGTCGCCCTCGCTGGACGGGGAGGTACGCTCGGGATTCGTGGAGATCAGCTCGCTGGACGCCCGCAGGCTGGGCATCAGGATGGACGACATGGTCAGGGTCACGTCAAGAAGAGGCCAGATCGAGCTCGCCGCCAGGGTGACGGATGCCATCGTCAAAGGCACCGTCTTCATCCCCTTCCACTTCGCGGAGGCGGCCGCCAACAGGCTGACTAACACAGCGCTCGACCCTGTCTCGAAGATGCCGGAGCTGAAAGTCTGTGCGGTGAAGCTCGAGAAGGTTACAGGTACTACGCAGGAGGCACAGGAATGA
- a CDS encoding formate--phosphoribosylaminoimidazolecarboxamide ligase produces MVISKDEINQVVKKYDKNKITICTIGSHSALHVFRGAYDEGFRRCAICAKGREVPYQRYKSAEEFIMVDKFSDVNDEKIQQQLRDMNAVIVPHGSFVAYVGLDRIENDFLVPMIGNRNILRWEAERDRVTKLFEAANIRKPMKINGPDKIDRACMVKFPGARGGRGYFVTDSPAGFDEKMKLMINKGWLTEEDRAKAHIEEYVAGDIYCMHYFYSPLTKTVELLGMDRRHEANIDGLVRIPAKDQIEAGLQPTYVVTGNFPIVARESLLDQAFGMGDRLAEVAEKMVPPGLLGAFCIQTMCTDNLEFVAFEISARQDGGTNTFMNGSPYSYLLYGDGMSMGRRYSREVKNALAADRLEDILT; encoded by the coding sequence TTGGTCATCTCAAAGGACGAAATAAACCAGGTTGTTAAAAAGTACGATAAGAATAAGATCACTATCTGTACGATAGGCAGCCACTCCGCACTGCACGTCTTCAGGGGCGCGTACGACGAGGGCTTCAGGCGATGTGCCATCTGCGCGAAAGGGAGAGAGGTTCCTTACCAGCGCTACAAGTCGGCGGAAGAGTTCATCATGGTTGACAAGTTCTCCGATGTCAACGATGAGAAGATCCAGCAGCAGCTGCGAGACATGAACGCCGTCATCGTGCCCCACGGCTCGTTCGTAGCCTATGTGGGCCTTGACCGGATCGAGAACGATTTCCTGGTTCCGATGATCGGCAACCGTAACATCCTGCGCTGGGAGGCGGAGCGGGACAGAGTTACGAAGCTCTTTGAGGCGGCCAACATTCGGAAGCCCATGAAGATCAACGGCCCTGACAAGATCGACCGGGCTTGCATGGTCAAGTTCCCCGGCGCCAGAGGCGGCAGAGGATACTTCGTGACGGACTCTCCGGCGGGCTTCGACGAGAAGATGAAGCTCATGATCAACAAGGGCTGGCTGACGGAGGAGGACCGGGCAAAGGCCCACATCGAGGAATATGTGGCGGGCGACATCTACTGCATGCACTACTTCTACTCCCCGCTGACAAAGACCGTAGAACTGCTGGGCATGGACAGGCGCCACGAGGCCAACATCGACGGCCTTGTCAGGATCCCGGCCAAAGACCAGATAGAAGCCGGCCTGCAGCCCACCTACGTGGTCACCGGCAACTTCCCGATCGTCGCAAGAGAGTCTCTGCTCGACCAGGCCTTCGGCATGGGCGACAGGCTGGCCGAAGTGGCCGAGAAGATGGTACCTCCCGGTCTGCTGGGCGCTTTCTGCATCCAGACCATGTGTACCGACAACCTGGAGTTCGTGGCATTCGAGATCTCCGCCAGGCAGGACGGCGGCACCAACACCTTCATGAACGGCTCCCCGTACTCCTATCTCCTGTACGGCGACGGCATGAGCATGGGCCGCAGGTACTCCCGCGAGGTCAAGAACGCGCTGGCAGCAGACAGGCTGGAAGACATTCTAACATAA
- the mtnP gene encoding S-methyl-5'-thioadenosine phosphorylase produces the protein MPRTAIIGGSGFYCVPGCNLKEKKVVRTKYGDATLFFYENEKGAEFVFLPRHGEGHTCAPHRINYRANVIALKEAGIERIIGISSVGSLREAIRPGDFVLLDQFLDFTKARPITFFDEDGCVVHTDMTEPYCHDLRQCILSAPRGDIRLHDKGTYVCTEGPRFETAAEIRMYATLGGDVVGMTGVPEVVLARELGMCYAGISVATNYAAGISKVVTHEEVLEAMKKIETVLASYVVGCITTVPEVRKCTCKDAPGKMN, from the coding sequence ATGCCCCGTACGGCGATCATTGGCGGCAGCGGGTTCTATTGTGTGCCCGGCTGTAATCTGAAAGAGAAGAAGGTAGTCAGGACTAAGTATGGAGACGCCACGCTATTCTTTTACGAGAACGAGAAGGGCGCCGAATTCGTCTTTTTGCCCCGGCACGGAGAGGGCCACACCTGCGCTCCGCACAGGATCAACTACCGGGCTAACGTCATAGCGCTGAAAGAGGCAGGCATCGAGCGCATCATCGGCATCTCCAGCGTGGGCAGCCTGCGGGAAGCGATCCGGCCGGGCGATTTCGTCCTGCTCGACCAGTTTTTGGATTTCACTAAAGCCCGTCCCATCACGTTCTTCGACGAGGACGGCTGTGTCGTCCACACCGACATGACCGAGCCGTACTGCCATGATCTGCGCCAGTGCATCCTATCCGCGCCCAGGGGAGACATCCGGCTGCACGATAAAGGCACTTACGTCTGCACCGAGGGGCCGAGGTTCGAGACGGCTGCCGAGATCAGGATGTACGCCACGCTCGGCGGCGACGTGGTGGGCATGACCGGAGTGCCCGAAGTAGTCCTGGCCAGAGAGCTGGGCATGTGCTATGCCGGCATATCAGTAGCCACCAACTATGCGGCAGGCATTTCGAAGGTCGTCACCCACGAGGAAGTCCTCGAAGCCATGAAAAAGATCGAAACCGTCCTCGCCAGCTACGTCGTCGGCTGCATCACCACAGTGCCCGAAGTCAGGAAGTGCACCTGTAAAGATGCGCCGGGCAAAATGAATTAG
- a CDS encoding coenzyme F420 hydrogenase/dehydrogenase beta subunit N-terminal domain-containing protein translates to MITRGDMYYVTTTDEDIRRKAQNGGAITTMLKHALEAGLIDAAVVMIKGADIYDGVPTVITSPDEVIRSAGSLHSAHINIGRFIARHLDGARNMKIAVTVKPCDARTLVKLGSMGKVRLENVTMIGLNCGGTVHPIRTRELIERMNASIMEAFVREEVEKNEKSRRENCLRCETKIPYMTDLICGNWGVVGPKAGKATFVEVNSEKGARMLDIAVQAGLLQLSPPDPKGVEMRSRINKGMAKLAARHQAEQFSLNNADIDYWAREFSKCIKCQGCILYCPVAFEAKLKTPHYEGKGRLPPAFSYHIAKAAAVGQNCVNCGCCDDVCPVDIPISKLYHDVQKRLETDL, encoded by the coding sequence ATGATCACCCGGGGGGACATGTACTACGTCACCACCACCGATGAGGACATTCGGCGCAAAGCGCAGAACGGCGGAGCCATCACCACCATGCTGAAGCACGCGCTGGAAGCGGGCCTGATCGACGCGGCGGTAGTCATGATCAAGGGCGCGGACATATATGATGGAGTGCCCACAGTTATCACCAGCCCCGACGAGGTGATCAGATCCGCAGGATCGCTGCACAGCGCTCATATCAACATAGGCAGGTTCATCGCCCGCCACTTAGACGGTGCCAGGAACATGAAGATCGCGGTGACAGTCAAGCCCTGCGACGCCCGGACCCTCGTCAAGCTGGGCAGCATGGGCAAGGTCAGGCTGGAAAACGTCACCATGATCGGCCTCAACTGCGGAGGCACCGTCCACCCGATCAGAACGAGGGAACTGATCGAGCGGATGAACGCCTCGATCATGGAGGCTTTTGTGAGAGAAGAGGTCGAGAAGAACGAGAAAAGCAGGCGGGAGAACTGCCTCCGCTGCGAGACCAAGATCCCGTACATGACCGACCTCATCTGCGGCAACTGGGGCGTCGTCGGCCCCAAAGCAGGCAAGGCCACCTTCGTCGAGGTCAACTCGGAAAAGGGAGCCAGGATGCTCGACATCGCAGTCCAGGCCGGCCTCCTGCAGCTATCACCGCCTGATCCAAAAGGCGTGGAAATGCGGTCTCGCATCAACAAAGGCATGGCAAAGCTGGCCGCCCGCCACCAGGCGGAGCAGTTCAGCCTCAACAACGCCGACATCGACTACTGGGCCAGGGAGTTCAGCAAGTGCATCAAGTGCCAGGGCTGCATCCTCTACTGCCCGGTGGCATTTGAGGCAAAGCTCAAAACCCCCCACTACGAGGGCAAAGGAAGACTACCTCCCGCCTTCTCCTACCACATCGCCAAAGCTGCCGCCGTAGGCCAGAACTGCGTCAACTGCGGGTGCTGCGACGACGTCTGCCCGGTCGATATTCCGATTTCCAAGCTTTATCACGATGTGCAGAAAAGACTGGAGACTGATCTATAG